CAGGCTATGAATGGTTTGTGTTCATCCAGTTCTACACCCTCTGCTGTCCAAGACTCCACTCCAACTGCATTCCCCTTCCCTCCAGTGCAATCCTCCAACAATCCAGATTCTACTACACCCCCATCCCAAATGCTATCCCAAACTGCCTTTCCCTTTCCTCCTGTGGAAGATCCAAATGGTCAAACAGATCCAAATCAAATCCCTACAGCTTTCACATTTAATTCAATGCCAGAATCCACCTCCACCCCTCTAAATACCCCGTCAGATCAGGATGGCAACACTACTGCTTTTTCTTTCCCACCACAACCGGGCAATACAAATTCTTCAACTTCCTTGCCTGTACAAACCCTAGCACCTTACTCTTTCCAAGCATCTGCAAATTCTCATATGAATCCATCTTACCAAAACCTGTCAAATTCAGCAACTGGATCCTATACGCAAATGTCTTCGAATTCTGTAAATGGAGCCCGTTCACAAATTTTTAGCAACCCTATAGTCAACCCCTTTCCTGCTTCTTCTCTGCCTACATCTCTGCCTGCACATGTAGTGCCTGGGTCCATTTCTAACTCTATTCAATCTACTCACATATCTTATGGCTTGCCCCCTTCCATCCCATCTGCTCCTCCTCCCCTCCAGAATGTAGCAATGCCAACTCTTGGGTCTTCTCAGATTATTCCAGCACTTCCAAATATAGCCCAGGTCCAGCCAACTATGCCCCAGTCATTCCCATCCTCCACTTTTTCCCATATCCCTCCCCAATGTGCAACTTCTCAAATCCAATCGCAGCCTTTTGCCTCTACAGCTTCACTCCTTTCACATTCAACCCTTCAAAACCACCCCATGCCACCTGGATCAACCCATACACAGTACCCTGCCGCTTCCACTACATATCCCCCAGTAGCTCCATCGGAGATAGGATCCTTTTCTCAGCTTAATCCAACTGCCCCCTACCTTCCTGATATGGTATTGCATCCTTCTCTTCTCCCCTCTTTAGATAACACTCTGTCTTCTTCTGCTACTTCTCTCTACAACCCATTTCCTTCTTATCCTCTCCGCCTCTGTCAGGACCCACGATCCACCTTTCATTTACAGCTCAGACACCTTTACAGGCGGCCCCAACATGTACATGCTAACAACCAGGGGTCGTACCTAGATCTTGGAGGAAGGCCTGCATTTTGAAAAGTGATATAAGTAGCCATAAATTAGATCTATTAATTTTTGCTGAAATCAACACATTTAGAAGTTACAGCTTTAGAACTCTATGTGATagatttgttgtttatttttgtaggATAGCTTAATCAAAATCAGTATAATTTTTGATGTATTTGAAAAACAATTGTATACTGAATCTAGcaaataaagtgtttttgtgaattctgtttaacattttctttttgactAAAGAATTACTTATTATGaactcaacaaacaaaaaaaacatatgaaataCTTTTATAAATGTACTTTGAGATAAGGGAAAGCAATTCTGATGTACACAATTaactttatttgcttttaaacaattttatacAGAAAACAATTAACATTCTTTCAGTTTACATTAATATACAAAATTTAGTAACACtatttaaatcataataaaaatgtgataCCATAAACattgacaaataaaaaagtaaaatatttgcacAAACATCATCTATTCAAGTAGATCATTTCTGCAGATTCTGCAGCTGAGCACTTCACAGCTTCAGGGTTTTAAATGTTTCCACCAGATTCTCCAGTGTCCTCCAAGCtcctaaaaacacaaacaaattgaCCATGGTGTTAATGTGTAAGTGTTTgtgtaaatttgtgtaaattgtgCCTTGCGATGGTTGGCTTGCCATCCAGGAGGCATttccacatcacacacattgttCTCAGGCTACTCTTCATATCCACTATGACCCTGACAGGAGTGCgtactaataataaataaatgaatgaatgctcCATGACTGCTGTGAATGTTCTCACTTAATTTTTAGCTTGTAAATTTGTCTaaaaacaaatgtccagaacATTTCCACAGTTTTCAACTAATTCACTGTAACTAAAGAGGCCtcaaaacctgttccagcaagctccatgaagaggaggggtcaggggtagctcattgGTTATAGCACTGGATTACGGTTCAGAAAGTCttcaaaccccacaacaaccaagttaccactgttgggcccttgagcaaggcccttaaccctcaactgctcagatctgaataagggtgtctgccaaatgtaaatgaagaCCAGATTCTGtgatcacccaaataaggatgggttccctgttgcgTCTGATTCCTCGCAAGGTTACTGGTTCTCACTAATCTGGAATGGGATGTTCAAAAAGCACAAATGATTGTTATGATCAGGTATCCACAAGCATTTGGTCCTATGTAGTATCATTTCAGATAATTTCAATTGAAATCCTCctatttataatatacagtatgcaaattagaaaaataacaaaatttttgGAATGCATCAATTATGCTAAATATTCAGTGGTGTAAAGATGTGTGAGACCACTGAaactgaaaacataaaaaactaaaaatatatagaaagtTAGCATTTCTGGGGGGAAAATGTGGCAATTAATTTGCACATGGATACTAActaactatattttattttcactagTGCTCTCAGACATTTGGGtcccatgtgatttttttttttccttcggaGAAAGATGCTTATTTGATACAGATATTAGGATATTGCAGTGACGATGCATATTTCATTGATGGACCAAAAGTTGGGAAACTCAGagaaaatgttgcattttttccTGTACATTTCGCAAAGGTCATGTGTCATGTGTCAAGTGAGGGTGAGTGTACTGGAATGCTCCGGGCTAGCTATAAAATTGCTCCtgtgtatttttgttcattGTGCAAAGTGTGTGAAACCTTAAATCATATATTGAGATTAACATTTTGAGAATAGTGCATTCCGGATTATATTGGATTATTATTTAAGATTCAGACTCAGAATTATTTGAGATTCAGAGGAGTTTCAGTTCCCTGACATGGGGGTGTCAAGTAGAGATTGCCCGAAACAGCACTCACACAATGTACTGAAAGAACTGTTCGCAAGGTTCGGATGtcctttttctgttttagcactgtttttactttttttagattttggtcTCCCTTAGTGTAAGTAACATTGACAAAATGgataattttgcattttgtccCCTCTCCTTCATCATCagtatttttgttattctgcagaGTAATAGAGTATGTGGCCATTTGCCCAAGAACAGGTTTTCAACGGGAGTGAACTGGCTGGCTGTAGTGctgaaattcattaaaaaggtGATAATAATTGCAAAcccctcctctttttttctctccatttgGTGATGTAGTGGACAGGAGAAAAGTCAAAGGCTAGGTAAACAAACCctactacaaattaattatcttcgaggggaaaaaaaaacattcagaggCCTGCAAGCTGAAGAAATACAACACATGAAAATACCTCAGTGAGTTTTTTATGTGTtatgttacattacattttacaacCATACTTATGCAGtctattttgtttaataaaaaatattgttttttattcttttttaagatATTATTTCTACTTCTGTTGCTTTTACTTTAACTCAAGACTTAGTTACTCTAACACACAATCAAAAACTAATAGTTTTCCATAGATACACTATATGAagaaaagtatttggccaaacctaaTAATAATTGGATTAAGGTGTTACTGAAGTAATGTTATTTGATTAAGTGTTAAGGGCCTTTAACcctgacctcataaatactCTACAGAATTCCGCAAATTTCCACAGAAACACTACAAAAttttgtggacagccttccaagcaGAGTGGCGGCTGTTTAAGCTGCACAAGGGGGACAAACTCCATATTAAAGTAAAGATATTTGGATACAAGGTCATTGCAGGTtcggccaaatacttttgtccatatggtGTATGTCATAGTTCCATATTTGTCAGATATCTATGTGTAACTATCATAACTTCCATAAACCACATTCACAAACCTTTATCTTCTCTCATTTGTCTACTTGGCTCGAGTGATCTTCTCCCGAACTCTTCGTCGTAGCTCTTGCCTCAGCAGGTCTCTCTCTTTGCGGATCCCCTGCAGCACGGTGCGGTTCTCCTGAGCACGTCGAACCAGATATGGCAGCGTGTCATCCACTGAGCCGTAAGGCACAGACTTGTACACCGAGAAACCCTGCTGAGCTGAGGTAAGTCCCATAgtcaaaaagaaatataaaagcaTAATAAGGATATACAGTAGGCAAAGATTTGCGTTTaaaatatctttcaaatatGACTAGTCAGAAAATAGCAACAGAAGAATAACAGAAGTGCCATGTgtaattcaaatttttattttatatatatatatatatatatatatatatatatatatatatatatatatatacaagatTTTGAATTACACATGGCACTTTTGTTATTCTTCTGTTGctattttattaatgtgtttaatcTAACATCATATAAACGGACTTGTATAAATCCATATAATGCAtgcttaataataaacaaagtaaaatgtgatataaaaacatgatttcTATAAGGAGCCTCCAGTGTCaatttgtaaaaatgggaaGCTGCTTGTTTTCTGATGTCCccttacattaaaaaagtacaaaatgaaaataaaagtcaTATCATGTCATTTTGTAACTAACATATTAATATTGTAATTGTTGAACCTGCTGTagaataagagaaataaatcacttaagAATAACTTTGGTGTGGTAACAGTAAAGAGTTTTTAAATAAGCACTGGGTGTTTTCTTACATATTAGAAGTAAATGATGATATTTACCCAGAGTGAGAGACACATGATCACACATCCCAAGAAGTTGACCAAAACACACCGAACCCCCATCTCGAACAATCTCTAACTCATTCatcctgaaaaagaaattaatttccTAATTAAGTAATTTTTAAAGAGACAGaacttaacatttttatactaATTATAAATATTGCTTAATCAAAATCAAAGCACTCATTCTCTTTAATGCTTATTCAGGGTTTTGGGATGCCTGGGGCCTACCCCAGGAGACTGGGTGCACAAGGCAGTATACACTGTGGACAGAGGGCCAGTCCAAAGCAGGGCAcaggcatgcacacactcacacattactggtaatttggaaatgccagttggcctcatttgcatgtctttggactgtgagaccTGACAAAACCTGAAGGTGGgactcgaccctggaggtgtgaggccacagcgctaaccactacgcccaacaaaaatgctgactatAGTTCGTCACTCTAGCAAGAGACATCATACATAGCCTCTTAACAACCATAAATCATGTCATACCATGTCACAGCCTTTCTAACAGATTCTTCATTGTGCGTTGCTACAATGATCTTGTAGCGGTCAGGCTGCTGGGAAATCAGGTTCAGCATCACTTCCAGAGACTCATTGtaactgcataaaaaaaatatagcatGAAGACAAACCAGTTTTCGGCACATTACTGAATTCTCAATATTCTGACTGTGTCATCCGTTCACCTGTCATTTGTGTGCTCCCAGGACTGGTGAATGGGGTCCGGTCGTCCTTCCTTGCTTGCCAACTTTCGCTCCTTGTCCATATATGCACCTCGGACAAGTTTAACCCCAAGGCAGAAAGACTGGTCCACAGACAATCGGATAGCATCAAACAAGAGTTCTCTGGACTCCTGGTGGGAGACAGAggatcattcattcattctatcATTTTCAGTAAGTGCTTTAAGCCTGTCAGGATCATGGTGAATCTAGATGGCATCTTAAGGACATTGAGGATGAGTCATGGACACAACCTGCGTGAGATACCACcaagcacacacattcaaaaCTACTTTAGTGGAATGTGtggaggaaaaaaggaagaTCCAATATGTGTGTAAACTGACCTTGGCATACTTGGCAACTAACCTTCAGGTAGCACTGGTACGTGTTCCATATCCAGGCGGTATCTCGATTGAACTTCTTCATCATGGCCATAGTGACGAGCGTGAGCGCAGGATTCATATATGTGTACTCGGCATCCACTAGAACTCTGACTTTGTTAATACTTGCctgttgacaaaaaaaacagttattcaGTTGTAATTTAAACAAAGACAGGTTAACATCTGGATCTTTGATACCTCTCCAATTTGGTTTAGTCTGTTCAGTCCAAGTAGAAAATGTGCGTTTTCAGTTTTACTAAGTCCAGGaaatgtaataacctggtccaaaaacataaaacattaatcAAATGATTATTGGCCTCGAAAATTTCTTGTAAATACGGAACAAGAGGAAGAGAATACAAGGAAAGCCTTTATACCTCTTTGTCCATTGCTCTAACCAAGAGGTCAAGATCATAATGTTGGCTCTTCAGCAAGGAAGTCAGCTTAACCTAAACGTTGTCACAACATTCAAGAATGCAGTAAATAGTCGATAGCGAGGCTGAGATCTTCCATCTACACTATCTAATTTGCTGTTAGCGAATAttgtgaattattatttttcagtaaTCAGGAACAATTACATCAATTATTATaagaaaacatgcacatacagtataaaacacaGTCTGGTCCCTACTAGTTTAAACCTATACTGAGACTTTGCTACAAGGCTAATCCTATGGTTTTATAATCTCAGCAGCAAGTAGAATTTTTCGTAGTCTCTCTTTCAATGTTAAAATCAGCCATCTTTGGTAAACATGTGCAAACATCATACATAAAGGAAGAACTAATTAGGGTAGGGGTAGCATTAACTAGGGCAGATTAATTGGggcagaggtagctcagtggttagggcattggaTTAGTGATTAAAAAGCCCCAGGTTCAAACACctttccactgttgggcccttgagaaagaccctcaactgctcagatgtataaggagaaaaaaaatgaagtctcCCTGAATAAGGGTGTCTGACAAATGCCCTAATGTAAATGTTGATTGGTTTCTTACTAACATTAAAATCCGATAACAGTCAGTCACCTACACAAAGCTCGGGGCTGACCAAGGCAGTGATCTTCAGTTGCATCATGGGATCTTTGCTCCAGGCGTTGCTGTGAGACATGCGCACACACTCCAACATGGCTGCCAAGTTGTCATCGTACCTCTTCTCTCTAGTTACATTGGAGCAATACAAATATTTAGGCACATTCTTTCATaatggtaatatatatatatattgatgcaTTATGTAAATTTAGTTTCTAACCCAGAGCTTTCCCCTAGATCCTCTTCAATGGGAACAGCCAACATGGGACGTAGTCCTAGCGAGTTCATCTTCTCCATAGATGCTGCAATTTCAGTTTCTGTTTCCCCAGCAACAAACTGAGCATAAACAAATGGCCGAAGGACCATGGCAAAACCTCTTTTGCCCAGGATGGACCGTGTAATTGACATAAGCTGAAAAAAGGAGGACATGcacgtgtgtgtatgcatgacaTGTGCCATATCATAGACTTTAAGGTATCAAAATGTAGGTGTTGGATTCCATagatatacatcatactatactgtatatctataaaCCTGCGTATGTTTTGGAACACCATGGcccatgttattattattttactataaaaaGCCTGGTTTGAGATCAAAAGATAAAacagtatataaaacaaaagatCAGAAAAtcaacattgattttttttttgcctatgtACAGCTAGATGTGTCTAAAACCTTCTGTTTAAACTTATCCACTTTCTAAGAGATGAAATGTCAAAGCCTAGTGTTCTGTCTGCCTCATTAGATTAATCGTTTAAACAATTAATAGCTTTATGTGTCTATATACTTTATACTAGAGTCTATGTGTCTTGGCTACATTTGAAAGATATACTACCATAAAGAGAGCTGTCTATGCGAGAAAAGGAGGCATGAATTGGCCATGCTGTCCCAAAATTTTTAGCAGAGaatatatattacacatacaTGTATAAGCAGGAGGGGCATATCTTAAGGAGATACATCAGGCACAATAACATTTATTCAGGGATGTGTATGCATCTTTGTGTCAGTGTACATTTGTGATGCCTTGACGATGTAGTGATTATTTAAACAGTACAt
The DNA window shown above is from Clarias gariepinus isolate MV-2021 ecotype Netherlands chromosome 14, CGAR_prim_01v2, whole genome shotgun sequence and carries:
- the prodh2 gene encoding hydroxyproline dehydrogenase isoform X2, whose protein sequence is MSSVFRSSMLHNFQALRIISVRTLSSERVGFASFSNHELREPVPPALLTFKDPRAFQSKSGWELIRALGVFRLCSYPVLVNNCGKLMSITRSILGKRGFAMVLRPFVYAQFVAGETETEIAASMEKMNSLGLRPMLAVPIEEDLGESSGEKRYDDNLAAMLECVRMSHSNAWSKDPMMQLKITALVSPELCVKLTSLLKSQHYDLDLLVRAMDKEVITFPGLSKTENAHFLLGLNRLNQIGEASINKVRVLVDAEYTYMNPALTLVTMAMMKKFNRDTAWIWNTYQCYLKESRELLFDAIRLSVDQSFCLGVKLVRGAYMDKERKLASKEGRPDPIHQSWEHTNDSYNESLEVMLNLISQQPDRYKIIVATHNEESVRKAVTWMNELEIVRDGGSVCFGQLLGMCDHVSLTLAQQGFSVYKSVPYGSVDDTLPYLVRRAQENRTVLQGIRKERDLLRQELRRRVREKITRAK
- the prodh2 gene encoding hydroxyproline dehydrogenase isoform X1, with product MYRSLERCTRQLIWSDLNFSLRIKVCKRKSCAKSTKMSSVFRSSMLHNFQALRIISVRTLSSERVGFASFSNHELREPVPPALLTFKDPRAFQSKSGWELIRALGVFRLCSYPVLVNNCGKLMSITRSILGKRGFAMVLRPFVYAQFVAGETETEIAASMEKMNSLGLRPMLAVPIEEDLGESSGEKRYDDNLAAMLECVRMSHSNAWSKDPMMQLKITALVSPELCVKLTSLLKSQHYDLDLLVRAMDKEVITFPGLSKTENAHFLLGLNRLNQIGEASINKVRVLVDAEYTYMNPALTLVTMAMMKKFNRDTAWIWNTYQCYLKESRELLFDAIRLSVDQSFCLGVKLVRGAYMDKERKLASKEGRPDPIHQSWEHTNDSYNESLEVMLNLISQQPDRYKIIVATHNEESVRKAVTWMNELEIVRDGGSVCFGQLLGMCDHVSLTLAQQGFSVYKSVPYGSVDDTLPYLVRRAQENRTVLQGIRKERDLLRQELRRRVREKITRAK